The Campylobacter sp. CNRCH_2014_0184h genome includes a window with the following:
- the lepB gene encoding signal peptidase I — protein MNFFKKIYKFTQSWTGTLIVVLLIIFFFIQAFTIPSGSMKNTLLVGDFLFVKKFSYGIPTPHIPWIEVPVLPDFNKNGHLVSAEGPKRGDIVVFRYPHEPKIHYVKRCVAKGGDEVVFANKTLYVRMVEGDEYMKDYYPNKTKIIGGRLFVKEPFVEKGIHYDSRVDIESVFFRYLNLGQFAMKPASFDELGANNIYGFNAYYYKVPENEYFMMGDNRDHSSDSRFWGSVDYKYIVGQPWFIYFSWDENKKVRWERVGRLVETIEKDERFIHHNESDIEALE, from the coding sequence ATGAATTTTTTCAAAAAAATCTATAAATTTACACAATCTTGGACAGGAACTTTAATAGTTGTTTTATTGATTATATTTTTCTTTATACAAGCTTTTACTATACCAAGTGGTTCTATGAAAAATACTTTATTAGTAGGGGATTTTTTATTTGTAAAAAAATTCTCCTATGGTATTCCAACTCCACATATTCCTTGGATAGAAGTGCCTGTTTTACCTGATTTTAATAAAAATGGACATTTGGTAAGCGCTGAAGGTCCTAAAAGAGGAGATATTGTAGTATTTAGATATCCACATGAGCCAAAAATTCATTATGTAAAAAGATGTGTAGCTAAGGGTGGAGATGAGGTTGTTTTTGCAAATAAAACCTTATATGTGCGTATGGTTGAGGGTGATGAGTATATGAAAGATTATTATCCTAATAAAACAAAAATCATAGGCGGAAGACTTTTTGTAAAAGAACCTTTTGTAGAAAAAGGAATACATTATGATTCTAGAGTGGATATAGAAAGTGTGTTTTTTCGCTATTTAAATTTAGGTCAATTTGCTATGAAGCCTGCTTCTTTTGATGAATTAGGTGCTAATAATATTTATGGTTTTAATGCTTATTATTATAAAGTGCCTGAAAATGAGTATTTTATGATGGGAGATAACCGTGATCACTCCAGTGATAGTAGATTTTGGGGAAGTGTAGATTATAAATATATAGTTGGTCAACCTTGGTTTATTTATTTTTCATGGGATGAAAATAAAAAAGTTAGATGGGAAAGAGTAGGGCGTTTGGTTGAAACTATAGAAAAAGATGAGCGTTTTATCCATCATAATGAAAGCGATATAGAAGCTTTAGAATAA
- the folD gene encoding bifunctional methylenetetrahydrofolate dehydrogenase/methenyltetrahydrofolate cyclohydrolase FolD has protein sequence MTLLDGKKLSDEIKNNLKQEVLELKTQSIEPCLAVILVGEDSASATYVGSKAKACEQCGIKSLVYRLDVNTTQNELLALINTLNHDDSVDGILVQLPLPAHINKDIILESINFNKDVDGFHPFNVGNLNLNLKGGFLPCTPLGVMKILEHYDIKLQGADVVVIGASNIVGRPMATLLLNANASVSICHIYTKDLKAYTKNADIIIVAAGCPNLLKEDMVKEDVIVVDVGINRVDGKIVGDVDFENVSKKASYITPVPGGVGPMTIAMLLENTIKSAKNRIKK, from the coding sequence ATGACACTTTTAGATGGTAAAAAGCTAAGTGATGAGATAAAAAATAATCTAAAACAAGAAGTATTAGAACTTAAAACCCAAAGTATAGAGCCTTGTTTGGCCGTGATTTTAGTAGGTGAAGATTCTGCTAGTGCTACTTATGTGGGCTCTAAAGCAAAGGCTTGTGAGCAATGCGGGATTAAGTCTTTGGTTTATAGGCTTGATGTAAACACAACTCAAAATGAACTTTTGGCTTTGATTAATACTTTAAATCATGATGATAGTGTTGATGGAATTTTAGTTCAGCTTCCATTACCAGCACATATTAATAAAGATATCATCCTAGAAAGTATTAATTTCAATAAAGATGTAGATGGTTTTCATCCTTTTAATGTCGGGAATTTAAATTTAAATTTAAAAGGCGGTTTTTTGCCATGTACGCCTTTGGGTGTTATGAAAATTTTAGAGCATTATGATATAAAATTACAAGGTGCTGATGTGGTTGTAATAGGAGCTTCTAATATAGTAGGTCGTCCTATGGCTACGCTTTTATTAAATGCTAATGCTAGTGTGAGTATTTGTCATATTTATACAAAAGATTTAAAAGCTTATACAAAAAATGCTGATATTATCATCGTAGCGGCAGGTTGTCCAAATCTTTTAAAAGAAGATATGGTTAAAGAGGATGTGATAGTAGTTGATGTAGGGATTAATAGGGTTGATGGAAAAATAGTAGGTGATGTTGATTTTGAAAATGTAAGTAAAAAAGCTAGTTATATTACTCCTGTACCAGGCGGGGTAGGGCCTATGACTATAGCAATGCTTTTAGAAAATACTATAAAATCAGCTAAAAATAGGATTAAAAAATGA
- a CDS encoding c-type cytochrome, with the protein MKIILFLFFIVYGIWAEDFISPKEYQESLYKNPRGISCAKCHGDGGQQILGYYTKNGEKTPFIVPSIKNTPYTRFREILSQPQEAKSIMPTYSLTEDEMKSLYDYITNNKRSKK; encoded by the coding sequence ATGAAAATTATTTTATTTTTGTTTTTTATAGTTTATGGTATTTGGGCTGAAGATTTTATCTCACCTAAAGAATACCAAGAATCCCTTTACAAAAATCCAAGAGGCATAAGTTGTGCTAAATGTCATGGTGATGGAGGTCAACAAATACTAGGATATTATACTAAAAATGGAGAAAAAACTCCTTTTATAGTGCCAAGTATTAAAAACACTCCTTATACACGTTTTAGAGAAATTCTAAGTCAACCTCAAGAGGCAAAAAGCATTATGCCAACTTACTCATTAACAGAAGATGAGATGAAATCGCTTTATGATTATATTACTAACAACAAAAGGAGTAAAAAATGA
- the hemL gene encoding glutamate-1-semialdehyde 2,1-aminomutase, protein MKNNKKAFEEACEYIAGGVDSPVRAFASVGSNPLFIKQGKGAYISDIEDNTYIDYVQSWGPLLFGHCDEDIEKACKKALEHGSSFGAPTLAETKLAKFILKDWPHLDKIRFVSSGTEATMSAIRLARGFSKKDKIIKFEGCYHGHSDSLLVSAGSGAATFNTPSSLGVLTDVAKNTLVAIYNDIESVKNLINNDDNIACIIIEPIAGNMGLVPAKIEFLQELRKLCDKHQILLIFDEVMSGFRASYLGSFGINNIKADIVTFGKVIGGGMPAAAFAARAEIMDLLSPLGGVYQAGTLSGNPLAMAAGYASLKKARNYEGLYEKLEKLGKRLTQGFKEAANDCKIPLQVNCVGSMFGFFFCENPVNNYQDALKSDTKLFAKFHAQMLSKGVYLAPSQFETSFICECMDKKIIDKTIQAAQESFKAL, encoded by the coding sequence ATGAAAAATAATAAAAAGGCCTTTGAAGAAGCTTGTGAATATATAGCAGGCGGGGTTGATTCTCCTGTGCGTGCTTTCGCAAGTGTAGGTAGCAATCCTTTATTTATCAAGCAAGGAAAAGGTGCTTATATTAGTGATATAGAAGATAATACTTATATAGATTATGTACAAAGTTGGGGGCCTTTACTTTTTGGACATTGTGATGAGGATATTGAAAAAGCTTGTAAAAAAGCTTTAGAACATGGTTCAAGCTTTGGCGCACCAACCCTAGCTGAAACTAAATTAGCTAAATTTATCCTAAAAGATTGGCCGCATTTAGACAAAATACGCTTTGTAAGTAGTGGCACAGAAGCTACTATGAGTGCTATTCGTCTTGCAAGAGGATTTAGCAAAAAAGATAAAATCATCAAATTTGAAGGATGTTATCATGGGCATTCTGATTCTTTACTAGTAAGTGCTGGAAGTGGTGCAGCTACTTTTAACACCCCAAGCTCACTAGGAGTATTAACCGATGTAGCTAAAAATACTCTAGTAGCTATTTATAATGACATTGAAAGTGTTAAGAACTTAATCAATAATGATGATAATATAGCTTGTATCATTATAGAGCCAATTGCAGGAAACATGGGCTTAGTACCTGCTAAAATAGAATTTTTACAAGAGCTAAGAAAACTATGTGATAAGCATCAAATTCTTTTAATTTTTGATGAAGTTATGAGTGGTTTTAGAGCTTCATACCTAGGCTCTTTTGGAATTAATAATATAAAAGCTGATATAGTAACTTTTGGTAAGGTTATAGGCGGAGGTATGCCTGCAGCTGCTTTTGCTGCAAGAGCTGAAATTATGGATTTATTAAGTCCTTTGGGCGGGGTATATCAAGCAGGAACACTAAGTGGCAATCCTCTTGCTATGGCTGCAGGTTATGCGAGCTTAAAAAAAGCAAGAAATTATGAAGGTTTATATGAAAAATTAGAAAAACTAGGCAAAAGACTTACTCAAGGCTTTAAAGAAGCTGCAAATGATTGTAAAATTCCTTTGCAAGTTAATTGCGTTGGTTCTATGTTTGGATTTTTCTTTTGTGAAAACCCTGTTAATAATTATCAAGATGCTTTAAAATCAGATACTAAATTATTTGCTAAATTTCATGCACAAATGCTAAGCAAAGGCGTGTATTTAGCACCATCTCAATTTGAAACAAGTTTTATTTGCGAATGCATGGATAAAAAAATCATTGATAAAACCATACAAGCAGCGCAAGAAAGTTTTAAAGCCCTATGA
- a CDS encoding AtpZ/AtpI family protein produces MNKRQKIIRKGIEAADGLSLGISMVVAVLFGVGIGYFLKNLTGISWLFWVGVFIGVAAAILNVYKAYKAQVKSYEEFKEENRYKDLKNDPKA; encoded by the coding sequence ATGAATAAAAGACAAAAAATCATTCGCAAAGGTATAGAAGCTGCAGATGGATTAAGCCTTGGCATATCCATGGTTGTAGCTGTTTTATTCGGAGTTGGTATAGGCTATTTTTTAAAAAATTTAACCGGTATATCTTGGCTTTTTTGGGTAGGAGTGTTTATAGGAGTAGCTGCAGCGATTTTAAATGTTTACAAAGCTTACAAAGCACAAGTAAAAAGCTATGAGGAATTTAAAGAAGAAAATCGCTATAAAGATTTAAAAAATGATCCTAAAGCCTAA
- a CDS encoding MFS transporter, whose translation MSSKRTIRSLTALFFGMIFVFIGSALTVNSIAIILKHNDVSNFYIGIIGSCYFLGAMVSTISAHRIVSKVGHIRSFGIFAIIFGIATMLHSLNSNLYFWMVLRFLLGFCYYALLMVIESWLNEKAKNAIRSRVIAFYEVVFYSSSGFGILLMSFDFPSNTVFILSASFIMFASIPLFLIRIKEPVLPQKTKISIPKVFDIVPLALVTSFIAGMLLNGFFSMASLFILIQGFGAKEASIFIFCTMLGGFISQLFIGTLSDKISRKFAIILCAFTALSAMLCILLLSYNIYLKYFFGFLLGMGMCCLYALSLARANDMLEDSSKRVELGRAVLFTYSFGALFAPAVLGTLMYYFEGNGFMYFYIVLLTVLIAFAIDKPKFKNLTKFKRKPGNMVMLDDN comes from the coding sequence TTGAGCTCAAAAAGAACGATTAGATCATTAACTGCATTGTTTTTTGGTATGATTTTTGTTTTTATAGGAAGTGCTTTAACGGTAAATTCTATAGCAATTATTTTAAAACATAACGATGTTAGTAATTTTTATATAGGGATAATAGGAAGTTGTTATTTTCTTGGTGCTATGGTAAGCACTATTAGTGCTCATAGGATAGTCTCTAAAGTAGGACATATAAGATCTTTTGGAATTTTTGCCATCATTTTTGGTATAGCTACTATGCTTCATAGTTTAAATTCTAATCTTTATTTTTGGATGGTTTTGAGATTTTTGCTTGGTTTTTGTTACTATGCACTTTTAATGGTCATAGAATCATGGCTTAATGAAAAAGCAAAAAATGCTATTCGCTCAAGAGTAATAGCCTTTTATGAAGTGGTATTTTATTCATCATCAGGCTTTGGGATTTTACTTATGTCATTTGACTTCCCAAGTAATACAGTATTTATTTTAAGCGCTAGTTTTATTATGTTTGCTTCTATTCCTTTATTTTTAATCCGTATTAAAGAGCCGGTTTTACCACAAAAAACCAAAATTTCCATCCCTAAAGTTTTTGATATAGTGCCTTTAGCTTTAGTGACAAGCTTTATAGCAGGTATGCTTTTAAATGGATTTTTCTCCATGGCTTCTTTATTTATACTCATACAAGGATTTGGCGCAAAAGAAGCTTCGATTTTTATATTTTGTACCATGCTAGGAGGGTTTATATCTCAACTTTTCATCGGAACCCTTTCTGATAAAATTAGTCGTAAATTTGCTATTATTTTATGTGCTTTTACGGCTTTAAGTGCTATGCTTTGTATTTTACTATTAAGCTATAATATTTATTTAAAATACTTTTTTGGCTTTTTACTGGGTATGGGAATGTGTTGTTTATATGCTCTTTCTTTAGCTAGAGCAAATGACATGCTTGAAGATTCTAGCAAAAGAGTTGAACTTGGCAGAGCCGTTCTTTTTACTTATTCTTTTGGTGCTTTATTTGCGCCTGCTGTGCTTGGAACTTTAATGTATTATTTTGAAGGTAATGGTTTTATGTATTTTTACATCGTTTTATTAACTGTTTTAATTGCCTTTGCTATAGATAAACCAAAATTTAAAAATCTAACCAAATTTAAAAGAAAACCAGGTAATATGGTAATGCTAGATGATAACTAA
- a CDS encoding flagellar hook-length control protein FliK, giving the protein MITNISNNQNQFAKNETNKDNKSEKSDKKTSLNDALKNPLFSKNDPEVKLPKDYVSKIDQKLQELLNKLLDQIKTNKDPDLAILKNHKDLNFAPNFANELKKLQAELSKNPEFEKLLKVLEDLVKPAKDINNKNLSSLVKNSGVFLEAKLNHSLKEQNLPQSFFNLLNTIKGATSENLKRDISNLDLKNLDTTSTLKELIHILQNHKKDNKISLENTNYKTLFKLFDKIENFKNYINKNPNSISQEKLQNIANNFIKNLSKNLALINKELAKPENIKIQNTHILKELSQSIKDLITLLKDIKNHKNKTEITQENLNKTPHTKDIKEESKEEIKTPQKNTEDKKEVQQKQESMTKDKEIQNTKEEKTPQKNTEEPSKNDNKSQNLQTNNTKLEDIFKSTSGKILLEDIFKQNVSKNLNFSQNLQEELLNNLNKELGLIGRKLNEVLKALDPKNYEAKNSLDDIKNIEKKLELSIKDLGKITPKDTAEISSELQKDIKSTLLQVSNLAKNLDNESILNQANRLIAQLEFNQLLSLANNSIHTFLPFFWDDLEKSNVVFKRGKKDKFYAQINLEFEKLGKINVFLSLSNDKYIDINMMIENANFRKKLYERAHELKKALVKVGLLSSNFFISDIVKSKFHNQEEYNDFNMGFDTRA; this is encoded by the coding sequence ATGATAACTAATATTTCTAACAATCAAAATCAATTTGCAAAAAACGAAACAAACAAAGACAACAAAAGTGAGAAATCGGACAAAAAAACCTCACTTAACGATGCTTTAAAAAATCCTTTATTTTCTAAAAATGATCCTGAAGTCAAATTGCCTAAAGACTATGTAAGCAAAATCGATCAAAAATTACAAGAATTATTAAATAAACTTTTAGATCAAATCAAAACCAACAAAGATCCTGATTTAGCAATATTAAAAAATCACAAAGATTTAAATTTTGCACCTAATTTTGCTAATGAACTTAAAAAACTTCAAGCAGAGCTTTCTAAAAATCCTGAATTTGAAAAACTACTTAAAGTTTTAGAAGATCTAGTTAAACCCGCTAAAGATATCAACAATAAAAATCTTTCATCCTTGGTAAAAAATTCAGGTGTTTTTTTAGAAGCAAAACTCAATCATTCTTTAAAAGAGCAAAATTTACCACAAAGCTTTTTTAATCTTTTAAATACCATAAAAGGAGCTACTAGTGAAAATCTAAAACGCGATATAAGTAATTTAGATCTTAAAAATCTTGACACCACAAGCACCTTAAAAGAACTTATTCACATCTTACAAAATCACAAAAAAGATAATAAAATTTCTTTAGAAAATACAAACTACAAGACACTTTTTAAGCTATTTGATAAAATAGAAAATTTTAAAAACTATATCAATAAAAACCCAAACTCTATTAGCCAAGAAAAGCTACAAAATATTGCTAATAATTTCATTAAAAATCTCAGTAAAAATTTAGCACTTATCAACAAAGAATTAGCCAAACCTGAAAATATAAAAATTCAAAATACACATATATTAAAAGAGCTTAGTCAAAGCATTAAAGATCTTATAACACTTTTAAAAGACATAAAAAATCATAAAAACAAAACTGAAATAACACAAGAAAATTTAAATAAAACTCCACATACCAAAGACATCAAAGAAGAATCAAAAGAGGAAATAAAAACTCCGCAAAAAAACACAGAGGATAAAAAAGAAGTTCAACAAAAACAAGAAAGCATGACAAAAGATAAAGAAATTCAAAACACAAAAGAAGAAAAAACACCACAAAAAAATACTGAAGAACCGAGCAAAAATGACAACAAAAGTCAAAATTTACAAACAAATAACACTAAATTAGAAGATATATTTAAAAGTACTTCAGGTAAAATTTTACTAGAAGATATTTTCAAACAAAATGTAAGTAAAAATCTTAATTTTAGTCAAAATTTACAAGAAGAGCTTTTAAATAACCTAAACAAAGAACTAGGCCTAATAGGAAGAAAACTCAATGAGGTTTTAAAAGCTTTAGATCCTAAAAATTATGAAGCAAAAAATTCTTTAGATGATATAAAAAACATAGAAAAAAAATTAGAACTTTCTATAAAAGATCTTGGAAAAATTACTCCAAAAGATACTGCAGAAATTTCTTCAGAATTACAAAAAGATATCAAATCCACTCTTTTGCAAGTTTCTAATCTGGCTAAAAATTTAGACAATGAAAGTATACTAAATCAAGCAAATCGTCTTATAGCTCAGCTTGAGTTTAATCAACTTTTATCTTTAGCTAATAATAGCATTCATACTTTTTTACCTTTCTTTTGGGATGATTTAGAAAAATCTAATGTAGTTTTTAAACGCGGTAAAAAAGATAAATTTTATGCACAAATTAATCTTGAATTTGAAAAATTAGGAAAAATCAATGTATTTTTATCTCTAAGCAATGATAAATACATTGATATAAATATGATGATAGAAAATGCTAATTTTAGAAAAAAACTTTACGAAAGAGCACATGAGCTAAAAAAAGCCTTAGTTAAAGTAGGACTTCTAAGCTCTAATTTTTTCATCAGTGATATAGTCAAAAGCAAATTTCATAATCAAGAAGAATACAATGACTTTAATATGGGTTTTGATACAAGGGCTTAA
- a CDS encoding FlhB-like flagellar biosynthesis protein encodes MAKKTKKAVALGYNKEDQNAPKILANAKGENAAKIISLAKENGIPIKEDKDLVEVLSKLDLGDEIPPNMYKAVAEIFAFLYKVANEDENKQNPQSS; translated from the coding sequence ATGGCTAAAAAAACAAAAAAAGCCGTTGCGCTAGGCTATAACAAAGAAGATCAAAATGCACCAAAAATCCTAGCTAATGCCAAAGGTGAAAACGCTGCTAAAATCATCTCTTTAGCTAAAGAAAATGGCATACCCATAAAAGAAGACAAAGACTTAGTAGAAGTTCTTAGCAAGCTTGACTTAGGCGATGAAATCCCGCCTAATATGTATAAAGCAGTGGCTGAAATTTTTGCCTTTTTATATAAAGTTGCTAATGAAGATGAGAATAAGCAAAATCCGCAATCTTCTTAG
- a CDS encoding phosphatidylserine decarboxylase has protein sequence MGFSNSASKMFGIIAKYKFPKIIQKNINKAYVNAFNINMSEFKSLEEYESLNALFTRALLNERELEDGFVSPSDGKILELGSSFQNDLKENLAFSIKGSSYSIEELLKNSASKEELENGIDYANIYLSPKDYHHYHAPCNMQILSATYMSGALFSVSEAKLAKIINLYTKNERVVLKCLVEGKFILWMVFVGALNVGKMHFSFDTSIQTNAANFDFTHTYEDLFVKKGQRLGNFELGSTIVLITQKGFLKFSKNAYEQVEFSKKIADFAYSHLH, from the coding sequence GTGGGATTTAGCAATAGTGCTTCAAAAATGTTTGGAATCATAGCAAAATATAAATTTCCAAAAATCATACAAAAAAACATTAATAAAGCTTATGTGAATGCTTTTAATATCAATATGAGTGAATTTAAATCCTTAGAAGAATATGAGAGCTTAAATGCTTTATTTACAAGAGCTTTGTTAAATGAGCGAGAATTAGAAGATGGCTTTGTAAGTCCAAGTGATGGTAAAATTTTAGAACTTGGAAGTAGTTTTCAAAATGACTTAAAAGAAAATTTAGCCTTTAGTATTAAAGGTTCAAGTTATAGCATAGAAGAGCTTTTAAAAAACTCAGCTAGCAAAGAAGAATTAGAAAATGGCATAGATTATGCAAATATTTATCTATCTCCAAAAGATTATCATCATTATCACGCACCTTGTAATATGCAAATTTTAAGTGCTACTTATATGAGCGGGGCTTTATTTAGTGTGAGTGAGGCAAAGTTGGCTAAGATTATAAACCTTTATACTAAAAATGAAAGAGTAGTTTTAAAGTGTTTGGTGGAGGGAAAATTTATACTTTGGATGGTATTTGTGGGTGCGCTAAATGTTGGTAAAATGCATTTTAGCTTTGATACTAGCATACAAACTAATGCTGCAAATTTTGATTTTACTCATACTTATGAGGATCTTTTTGTAAAAAAAGGCCAAAGACTTGGCAATTTTGAGCTAGGTTCAACTATAGTTTTAATCACTCAAAAAGGGTTTTTAAAATTTAGTAAAAATGCTTATGAGCAAGTTGAATTTTCTAAGAAGATTGCGGATTTTGCTTATTCTCATCTTCATTAG